Part of the Henckelia pumila isolate YLH828 chromosome 2, ASM3356847v2, whole genome shotgun sequence genome is shown below.
GAAGACTTGGACTCCATCCGGAAATTCAAGTGTGGTTACCAAGCATCAAGCCCCTGTCTTGTATGCTATTGGTACTGGTATTGCATTCAACTATGGCCGACTCGTGTTTGACACAGTCTTGGCCTTTGCCGATTGCTCTCAACCCACCTTGAAGCTGCCTTATTCATCACTCATCTATTCTATGCTACTGTCCCAAGAGATagagaaggatgatgatgaagttcTTATTAACCCTGAGGAATTGATAAAGATCGCACCGGCATTGCTCAAAGGAAATAGGAAGATAGATCTTCCCTGGTCTGAGACTGCTGATTATGCAGGTGTCATGGCAGGTGCTGCCAACACCTCCTCTGCCACTACTGTTTTTGTACCCCCCTCTACTGCTCATGATGTTGATCCTGCTTTCATACAAGCTCAATTGgtgcatgctgagcagaagattgCACAAGCGAAGGCTGATCTAGCCTATTATGAAGGGTTAAAGGCTCACTATGAATCTCTACTAAGCGAAGctggcccttctgaacaaaaagggggagaagaaaGTGAAGCAGAAGAGAGCAATCAGTTTTAATTGTTTtgctagttttttttatttgtctagtttttgtttttgttctaATTTGCTCTGACCCTAATCAAAACTGTTTTGGTGTTTGTTCTGTTGTTTCGTATGATTAGTTCTCCTTGCACTTATGTTTTCTGATTTGAGGTGTCAtagctagatgttgccaacatcttatgacaacacctctgcttatacttagggggagaatctattcagggggagttttgattaagggggagtttcgttgtgttttgtccagaaaggcaaaaaggaggagattgaaaggaatattttattccttaaaatcatcctatttttgaaaaagattttatttaatatcttttgcctttcttggacatgaagtaatctttatttaagtattttatttcctACTTGAGATATTAATAAGCTGATTAGAATATTTAGCATATCTAATATTTATCTTTCTTTacgtagatttgatatgatcaaataaaaggaatcctacgcctacaaggaaatatattgaagaagaattctttgcatatatatataagattagAGAGAGACCGTGTAGAAAGACGGAGAGAGAGCTACAGATACATACGGGAGAATCTCTGAAGCTTGTCACGGTCGTGGTTGCTTGAAGCCGTGAAGAACACTCGAAGATTATTGATCGAAGGGTATTTACATCTCACGTGTTTTGGCTTCAAGAGTTTTTCTCCTTACTATGTTTTTTGTTATTCTATTccatatagaatttttaggagaacttttattctttatttctcacttgttttgagaaattgaattttacaataatcactagttttaaggtttgtaaaactctttgaaagttttctagtaaagttttgccctgaggcgctgcaagagtattttatactcttgcttaatttatttgagtctatttatttgattgcttattttttatacacacttaaaattattttccgctgcaaattactcaaggtgttatagtaggtgttgtcaacaccttgtgacaacacctcaaactgtttatgtgcaaccattATTTCCTAACATATCTTAACTGGGAATAGTCATGTTTAGAATACAACCTCCTAGTCCTAAAATGACAGACGCATCAAAACCCATCAGCATGCAACTCATCAATTTCATAGTTTGCCATCGTCAGCCAAAAACTTTGTAACTGGACGAAgcaaataaagaaaataaatcaGCCTCCATTGGGTTGCCGTCTTTTTGCACAATCTGCCATGAAAAAGCCATTGTGTTTTTAGAACATTAACATGAAAAGTGCGATGGGGAAAATTTTCAAATGCCAAGAAAGAATCAATGCAAGTATGTAACAACAGTTAACAAAGATTCAGAGAGGAAACAGATTAGTTAGTTTGTTCTCTTGGATCCAGTAAGGGGTTAGGATAGCATAGACGAAAGCTGGAGAGTAATAGCAATGAATGATCACCAAGCAAAAGTGACATGCTTTGGTTCAAAACTATAGTGTATAGCAAATACGGATTGTAAATTTTTAATGGAGGAGATAACGATATGATAGAACCATGTCACAAAAAAGAATAACATCAAACAGAACCTGAGATATGTATTCCTTGACTTTGTCATTAGTTGATGTTTCAAGAGCTCTCTCCGCAAGCTCATAGTACACAGTGTTGCCTTCAGGGCCATTCACTTTTTCTTTCTGCAAATATCTGATTCATAAGGTACACTAAGATCAGATGTTATAATGTTTGGCCAATCAAATCCCCCAATAAATACAGTAAGAAACACACCTTTGTTGGACAAGCGCTTCTAGTGCCTGTTTGGTATTTCCAAAGTTCGGATGGTTTTCCTGATTTTCTTGCAAACCCATTCGTCTCAGATGATGCCAGAGATTTTCTTGGAGAATTAGAGACAACACAACAGTTTTCAAGGCAATCTTAGATTGACAAATTAAGAAGAATTTATAATATCTTAAGTTCAAAATCATGACCCCATCAGTCACTCAGTCTCAATTTCATCATTTTAATAATGTGAGTTCACAAAATTTTATCCATATGCATAAACGAGAATTGACTTAAGTTTGATGTGCATTGTTTTTCCGAAATTGACGAAAAGGCAGTACATTAACAAATAAAGCATGCTGCAAATTATTGTGGAACCTAAAGCTGAGAATCCAGAAAACATGTGAACCTTCTGCCACTCTGCCACATGCTAAATGAATGATACCAACGACCACAAAAGTGAAACCTGTCAAATGTGTTGAGTTTGCATCCTCCACAAACTTTCTGTAGATATCAGGGGGTATTTGACTCATGATTATGTATGATTTCGCATCAGATATTGCTGCATTGAAGAAACTATTAAAACACAGCATTTGCAAGTGTTGAAAGAACTGAAAATTAGGAGGCAGTTGGTTGATTCTGCTTTCGCTTGAACCAAATTATGCAAAACCAATTCAACCAAATTTTTTCAACAATCCAAAATGACAGATATTTTTCTGAAACTGAACTGCAGATTTTTGTTTCAACAGAATGAatggataatatttttttgaaaaaaaataacaaaatacttCTAGGCTCATGCGTGTTCcatttttaatttatgtatGTACACTTAGGAGACGGGTTTTTGACAAAATTATCGAATATCATGGAGAGCAAATTCTTGTGTATTGCAAATTAAATTAACTTATCAAGATCTAGATACAGTAGTGTCCAACCAGATTCAGTATCTTTGATTTGTTGGAGAAGTTGAGTCCAAATGCATTTCAAATCTTGGTGAAATTTGGTTTATGATTGGTACATAATTGTTCTGCATTTTCAATTGCTTTTACATTCTTAGTTTGGTATCGTGCTGTTTATGTATGATTGAAGACATTGAGATGCCTCAAGAAACTACAGAAGTATTGATATAGGGACATTGCTTATCTTTGGGGTTCTGATTACTCGTTCTCTCTTTTCGATGAAGGCATTGGTCATcctgaaaatttgtgaatttttCACAATTCAGTTAAATTCCAACACTAaaaacaaacacagaaaaaaATGCTGGCCCAACAACCATTCAACCAACAAAATGTTAACAAATCTTACGTcccttaaaaaaatataagcCCAAAATTGACAGAATCTTAATCATACAATTTCAAGTTTCCACAAACCCATTGACATTAATTAATACATACATTAATTAATACAGACAATTGCATTCACAAAAACCAACACGAAAACATGTCATAAAAAACTTACCCTGTTGTGTGAAGCACGGACTGGATTAGCTGAAACTGAAGGTCGTGACCGCTGAAGCTCTCGCATTTCGTACCCGAATATCAAGGAGAGTTTAGCTTTTGCCTCATTGATCACGAAAGCAGGCAAATTTCTTTGCCTATAGTATTTACCAGTAATCAGTTGGGTCAATTCATCCCTTTTTATAGGACAACCTGAAGTTTGCTCAGATTTGAATAGAATATAACGGATGACTTCCCCCACCAATTTATCCTTTTCCTATAACGTAGATGCAAACAAATACAATAATGCAAACATATTGAAATAAGAATTATTCACTACTGTTTGTATGAGAAAAAAACTCACATGCTCTGAAATGTCGAAATCAGGAAGATTTCAGAAGACATTATATACTGTTTGAAACTAAGGCAATCTTGCTTTACCCGATTCTAGCAAACTTCCAGCATCCAAAATAACCTTGCAAACGATGAAACAATACCAGCCAAATACCATTAATTAGTGTACAACCAAATATAAAGGACTAACGCTTGCATTTCACTTCAAATCCGCAATTCTAACATTTAAGGCACTGTCAGACCTGCAtttagggatgtaaatgagccgAGCCAAACAGTATCAGGCTCGGCTCGTTTGGTATATATAaaggctcgggctcggctcgagcTCGAACCGAGCTTTTATCATAAGGCTCGGGCTCGGCCATGGTTGTCAAAAGCGCAAAAAGCGCTCGCTTATGCGCAAAGCGCACGGTCTGCGCTTCGGTGCACTCCAAAGCGCACGACTTCCATGAAGCGTGCGCTTTTGTGTGCTTCTCGCTTTTTTGCGCTTTAAGCGCGCTTCATAGAAAAAcagttatttttgtttaaataaaTTCTGACAATGGAGAAATTGCACATTAAAAGTGTGATTTCTCATCTGTTTATTAAAAAATAGAGCATAGGAAACTCCAATATCAAGTCACCTCTATCTTGCATTGCCTCTGCCCTTTGCCTTCGCAATTTAATATTTGAtacttgaaatataaaaatgatgatgattttgatatttaatATCTCATGtttcatattttcaaaaataaattgattttatttttatttttttagaatttttttttgttgcgcTTTATTTCTGTGAAGCATGCGCTTTGCTTTGCGCTTTAAGCCCCAGGACACCTGAGCGCTAGCGCTTTTGACAACTATGGGCTCGGCTTGTTTAATATATATCGGCTCGGGCTTGACTAGGgctcg
Proteins encoded:
- the LOC140879336 gene encoding uncharacterized protein, with protein sequence MVFGWYCFIVCKVILDAGSLLESEHEKDKLVGEVIRYILFKSEQTSGCPIKRDELTQLITGKYYRQRNLPAFVINEAKAKLSLIFGYEMRELQRSRPSVSANPVRASHNRCWNLTEFESRINQLPPNFQFFQHLQMLCFNSFFNAAISDAKSYIIMSQIPPDIYRKFVEDANSTHLTGFTFVVVGIIHLACGRVAEENLWHHLRRMGLQENQENHPNFGNTKQALEALVQQRYLQKEKVNGPEGNTVYYELAERALETSTNDKVKEYISQIVQKDGNPMEADLFSLFASSSYKVFG